The Drosophila nasuta strain 15112-1781.00 chromosome 2L, ASM2355853v1, whole genome shotgun sequence genome window below encodes:
- the LOC132798935 gene encoding nonsense-mediated mRNA decay factor SMG5 isoform X1, translating into MESTLSSGGSNASSECAVDTGGGSIGSKTRCRTLEATLCSVVHHNGSQSSNGNASLSQEVKDLYRTLYTVSKQLDDAKRNVQNIGQLFQHDIEEKRANLVQLCKQIIFKDYQSVGKKVREVMWRRGYYEFIAFVKKHSHKQGMDEEQMQKLERFLCAGIFNYKRLSAKMEEIYDLDLKYLIDFSIISEGYISDFIGDSSAVGQEVEPSGAGAVDKSLEAVSFALDTIHSSLLSLGDLHRYFLDFRIDSQLSLSISKEQVAKYYLEAFKLNPAIGMAQNQLGTLYYGQNYDLDSTYHYLYSLVCIIPFELSENNLNKLFAKHTEYLEQMDPAKVDFNIEDFYARFYLIVDIFFFDKEVPDFNSLCHCVLIDLRKILCAQMLRVPESSIFKIISILFFCLSKLKMINSPKVYSLHAFLVAACSDLMDACIVNIEQMILARAADNEKFQTEYEQRFQEFDTTVRKSRNEYKNWLAAVGECERKDKKLMARPHSVKDCSTDSRDSQHSADDGGAKTQEATDTDKLGGGEPISTRSSDEAKESDLKTPLSCKSKRRGMRLRRRRRKIAQSDDSSCYDSESDMDTDFYSDEEDYTDLSSNFDTDFSDIDVAEPDEAPIDYAKKERAGRQQAGADNYSDGEDVVIEEVRLVYPDELERRPNSQEIDSEGLLRSFEVLQLNFKSAEDPLANLAAAAGTASLAPDAGIDGAQVPPVTISEPPKKLVYRNKYTKINPNIIIDCLHNEPTIRALKMLFDWLRINPEILIGCYHSNPEFVHKIMKLLNYCNIDVFTRKVYFERDLLTTSNVREALVELFDVRANVPLTEDFAFKNFDIFQSTQITLDWETIIRERVTPQEESILRIFKMVDFGFFICKQKKFNYRFCVKTRRFTENQKKKREEKKGGCSRRRERRTAPKTTRKRNEGRTRRYSDRKNGIVRKSYTSNEEKDTVEECRKVPRKGYLRNRNAEKAAAVIASATGTSVAGGTSASASTTTNSVIEKLNLQSSSGADEERSEAMSKKCEIMGKLWLQNEVETLEEELRDSPAHVVMSPFVVVDAKALTEYNGIVKSLVRTKKCIVLIPNAVLNELDELKKRSENVRHVIRWLEQEFKHGNRHLRAQRDNESQPLSLLKISRKMDRDASVFLKIAQFCNHLVANHADPHVSELQKNVVTYLSGDNLHEKNRQQQNFSYTGILDSIPVRYAQIQSFYAKFKANKK; encoded by the exons ATGGAGTCAACACTGAGTTCCGGCGGCTCAAACGCTTCCAGCGAGTGCGCCGTTGACACGGGCGGCGGCAGCATCGGCAGCAAAACTCGCTGCCGCACTTTAGAAGCGACGCTCTGCAGCGTCGTCCATCACAATGGATCGCAATCGAGCAACGGCAACGCATCCTTAAGCCAAGAGGTTAAGGATCTCTATCG cACCTTATACACCGTCTCCAAGCAGCTGGACGATGCCAAGCGAAATGTGCAGAACATTGGTCAACTGTTCCAGCACGACATCGAGGAGAAACGCGCCAATCTAGTGCAGCTATGCAAGCAGATCATATTCAAG GACTATCAATCGGTGGGCAAAAAGGTGCGCGAGGTGATGTGGCGACGTGGATACTACGAGTTCATCGCCTTTGTGAAGAAACATTCGCATAAGCAGGGCATGGATGAAGAGCAAATGCAGAAATTGGAACGCTTCTTATGCGCCGGCATCTTCAACTACAAACGTCTTTCGGCCAAAATGGAGGAGATCTATGATTTGGATTTAAAGTATCTTATTGATTTCTCCATCATCAGCGAAGGCTACATTAGTGATTTTATTGGCGACTCTTCGGCTGTGGGTCAGGAGGTGGAGCCATCGGGAGCCGGAGCTGTCGATAAGAGTCTGGAGGCCGTGTCCTTTGCTTTGGACACCATACACTCATCGCTTCTTAGCTTGGGTGATTTGCATCGCTATTTTCTAGACTTTCGCATTGACAGCCAGCTGAGTTTGAGCATCAGCAAGGAGCAGGTGGCAAAGTATTATTTGGAAGCATTCAAACTGAATCCGGCCATTGGCATGGCTCAGAATCAGCTAGGAACCCTCTACTATGGCCAAAACTATGATTTGGACTCAACTTATCACTATCTGTACTCTTTGGTCTGCATTATTCCATTCGAGCTGAGtgaaaacaatttgaacaaattgtttgcaaagCACACCGAGTATCTGGAGCAAATGGATCCTGCTAAAGTGGATTTCAACATTGAGGATTTCTATGCACGTTTCTATTTGATTGTGGACATATTCTTCTTTGACAAGGAAGTGCCCGATTTCAATTCCCTGTGCCATTGCGTGCTCATTGATTTGCGCAAGATTCTCTGCGCCCAAATGCTGCGTGTGCCCGAATCAAGCATCTTTAAAATCATCTCCATACTGTTCTTTTGCCTCTCCAAACTCAAGATGATTAACTCGCCCAAGGTCTATTCATTGCACGCCTTTCTGGTAGCCGCCTGCTCCGATCTTATGGATGCCTGCATTGTCAACATCGAGCAAATGATTTTGGCTCGTGCCGCAGACAATGAGAAATTCCAGACAGAGTACGAGCAGCGTTTCCAGGAATTCGACACCACAGTGCGCAAGTCACGCAATGAGTATAAGAACTGGCTGGCCGCTGTAGGCGAATGCGAACGGAAGGACAAAAAACTAATGGCCAGACCACATTCTGTCAAGGATTGCAGCACAGACTCACGCGATTCACAGCACTCGGCCGATGATGGCGGCGCCAAGACACAGGAAGCCACTGATACTGATAAACTTGGCGGCGGCGAACCCATCTCAACACGCTCTAGCGATGAAGCCAAGGAGAGCGATCTCAAGACACCGCTCTCCTGCAAAAGCAAGCGTCGCGGCATGCGTCTacggcgtcgtcgtcgcaaGATTGCCCAATCGGATGATAGCTCATGCTACGACAGCGAAAGCGACATGGACACCGATTTCTATAGCGATGAGGAGGACTACACCGATCTGAGCTCCAACTTCGATACTGATTTCAGTGACATTGATGTCGCCGAGCCCGATGAGGCGCCAATTG ACTATGCCAAGAAGGAACGTGCTGGACGCCAGCAAGCAGGTGCTGATAACTATTCAGATGGCGAGGATGTGGTAATTGAGGAGGTGCGACTTGTCTATCCAGATGAACTAGAACGTCGCCCCAACTCCCAAGAAATCGACTCTGAGGGATTGTTGCGGAGCTTCGAAGTGCTACAGTTGAATTTCAAGAGCGCCGAGGATCCTTTGGCTAATTTGGCAGCTGCAGCCGGCACGGCATCGCTGGCCCCAGATGCCGGCATTGATGGAGCTCAAGTTCCACCGGTTACCATCTCGGAGCCGCCAAAGAAACTAGTGTATCGCAACAAGTACACCAAGATTAATCCCAACATCATTATCGATTGTCTGCACAATGAGCCCACCATTCGAGCGCTGAAGATGCTCTTCGACTGGCTCCGCATCAATCCAGAGATATTGATTGGTTGCTATCACTCGAATCCAGAATTTGTGCACAAGATCATGAAGTTGCTGAACTACTGCAACATTGATGTGTTCACACGCAAGGTTTACTTTGAACGCGATCTGCTAACCACCAGCAATGTGCGAGAGGCGCTCGTCGAGCTTTTCGATGTGCGCGCCAATGTCCCACTCACCGAAGACTTTGCTTTTAAGAACTTCGACATCTTCCAGAGCACTCAAATCACCCTTGACTGGGAGACTATCATAAGGGAGCGTGTAACGCCACAGGAAGAATCCATATTGCGCATCTTCAAGATGGTTGATTTTGGTTTCTTTATCTGCAAACAGAAGAAGTTTAACTATCGCTTCTGTGTCAAGACGCGTCGCTTCACCGAGAATCAGAAGAAGAAACGCGAAGAGAAGAAGGGCGGCTGCTCCCGACGTCGCGAACGTCGCACGGCTCCAAAAACCACACGCAAACGCAACGAGGGACGCACACGTCGCTACTCGGATCGCAAGAATGGAATCGTGCGCAAGAGCTACACCAGCAACGAGGAGAAGGACACCGTCGAGGAGTGCCGCAAGGTACCACGCAAGGGCTATCTACGCAATCGGAATGCGGAGAAGGCAGCTGCTGTTATTGCCAGTGCAACAGGCACATCGGTGGCTGGCGGCACCTCAGCTTCAGCCTCGACTACGACAAATAGCGTGATTGAGAAACTGAATCTGCAGTCGAGTAGCGGCGCCGATGAGGAACGCTCCGAGGCCATGTCCAAGAAATGCGAAATTATGGGCAAGCTCTGGCTGCAAAACGAGGTCGAAACCCTCGAGGAGGAACTACGTGACAGTCCCGCACACGTCGTGATGTCgccgtttgttgttgtagacgCCAAGGCATTGACAGAATACAACGGTATTGTGAAGTCGCTAGTAAGGACCAAAAAGTGTATTGTTCTCATCCCCAATGCTG TGCTCAACGAGCTGGACGAGCTAAAGAAGCGCAGCGAGAATGTGCGTCACGTTATACGCTGGCTGGAGCAGGAGTTTAAGCATGGCAATCGTCATCTGCGCGCCCAGCGCGACAACGAGAGTCAGCCGCTATCGCTGCTCAAGATCTCACGCAAAATGG ATCGCGATGCATcagtatttttgaaaatagcACAGTTCTGCAATCATCTTGTAGCCAATCATGCCGATCCGCATGTGAGTGAACTACAAAAGAACGTGGTCACGTATCTGTCGGGAGATAATCTACATGAGAAGAACCGTCAGCAGCAAAACTTCAGTTACACCGGCATTCTCGACTCCATACCCGTTCGCTATGCCCAAATCCAAAGCTTCTATGCCAAGTTTAAGGCCAACAAAAAATGA
- the LOC132798935 gene encoding nonsense-mediated mRNA decay factor SMG5 isoform X2, with translation MESTLSSGGSNASSECAVDTGGGSIGSKTRCRTLEATLCSVVHHNGSQSSNGNASLSQEVKDLYRTLYTVSKQLDDAKRNVQNIGQLFQHDIEEKRANLVQLCKQIIFKDYQSVGKKVREVMWRRGYYEFIAFVKKHSHKQGMDEEQMQKLERFLCAGIFNYKRLSAKMEEIYDLDLKYLIDFSIISEGYISDFIGDSSAVGQEVEPSGAGAVDKSLEAVSFALDTIHSSLLSLGDLHRYFLDFRIDSQLSLSISKEQVAKYYLEAFKLNPAIGMAQNQLGTLYYGQNYDLDSTYHYLYSLVCIIPFELSENNLNKLFAKHTEYLEQMDPAKVDFNIEDFYARFYLIVDIFFFDKEVPDFNSLCHCVLIDLRKILCAQMLRVPESSIFKIISILFFCLSKLKMINSPKVYSLHAFLVAACSDLMDACIVNIEQMILARAADNEKFQTEYEQRFQEFDTTVRKSRNEYKNWLAAVGECERKDKKLMARPHSVKDCSTDSRDSQHSADDGGAKTQEATDTDKLGGGEPISTRSSDEAKESDLKTPLSCKSKRRGMRLRRRRRKIAQSDDSSCYDSESDMDTDFYSDEEDYTDLSSNFDTDFSDIDVAEPDEAPIADYAKKERAGRQQAGADNYSDGEDVVIEEVRLVYPDELERRPNSQEIDSEGLLRSFEVLQLNFKSAEDPLANLAAAAGTASLAPDAGIDGAQVPPVTISEPPKKLVYRNKYTKINPNIIIDCLHNEPTIRALKMLFDWLRINPEILIGCYHSNPEFVHKIMKLLNYCNIDVFTRKVYFERDLLTTSNVREALVELFDVRANVPLTEDFAFKNFDIFQSTQITLDWETIIRERVTPQEESILRIFKMVDFGFFICKQKKFNYRFCVKTRRFTENQKKKREEKKGGCSRRRERRTAPKTTRKRNEGRTRRYSDRKNGIVRKSYTSNEEKDTVEECRKVPRKGYLRNRNAEKAAAVIASATGTSVAGGTSASASTTTNSVIEKLNLQSSSGADEERSEAMSKKCEIMGKLWLQNEVETLEEELRDSPAHVVMSPFVVVDAKALTEYNGIVKSLVRTKKCIVLIPNAVLNELDELKKRSENVRHVIRWLEQEFKHGNRHLRAQRDNESQPLSLLKISRKMDRDASVFLKIAQFCNHLVANHADPHVSELQKNVVTYLSGDNLHEKNRQQQNFSYTGILDSIPVRYAQIQSFYAKFKANKK, from the exons ATGGAGTCAACACTGAGTTCCGGCGGCTCAAACGCTTCCAGCGAGTGCGCCGTTGACACGGGCGGCGGCAGCATCGGCAGCAAAACTCGCTGCCGCACTTTAGAAGCGACGCTCTGCAGCGTCGTCCATCACAATGGATCGCAATCGAGCAACGGCAACGCATCCTTAAGCCAAGAGGTTAAGGATCTCTATCG cACCTTATACACCGTCTCCAAGCAGCTGGACGATGCCAAGCGAAATGTGCAGAACATTGGTCAACTGTTCCAGCACGACATCGAGGAGAAACGCGCCAATCTAGTGCAGCTATGCAAGCAGATCATATTCAAG GACTATCAATCGGTGGGCAAAAAGGTGCGCGAGGTGATGTGGCGACGTGGATACTACGAGTTCATCGCCTTTGTGAAGAAACATTCGCATAAGCAGGGCATGGATGAAGAGCAAATGCAGAAATTGGAACGCTTCTTATGCGCCGGCATCTTCAACTACAAACGTCTTTCGGCCAAAATGGAGGAGATCTATGATTTGGATTTAAAGTATCTTATTGATTTCTCCATCATCAGCGAAGGCTACATTAGTGATTTTATTGGCGACTCTTCGGCTGTGGGTCAGGAGGTGGAGCCATCGGGAGCCGGAGCTGTCGATAAGAGTCTGGAGGCCGTGTCCTTTGCTTTGGACACCATACACTCATCGCTTCTTAGCTTGGGTGATTTGCATCGCTATTTTCTAGACTTTCGCATTGACAGCCAGCTGAGTTTGAGCATCAGCAAGGAGCAGGTGGCAAAGTATTATTTGGAAGCATTCAAACTGAATCCGGCCATTGGCATGGCTCAGAATCAGCTAGGAACCCTCTACTATGGCCAAAACTATGATTTGGACTCAACTTATCACTATCTGTACTCTTTGGTCTGCATTATTCCATTCGAGCTGAGtgaaaacaatttgaacaaattgtttgcaaagCACACCGAGTATCTGGAGCAAATGGATCCTGCTAAAGTGGATTTCAACATTGAGGATTTCTATGCACGTTTCTATTTGATTGTGGACATATTCTTCTTTGACAAGGAAGTGCCCGATTTCAATTCCCTGTGCCATTGCGTGCTCATTGATTTGCGCAAGATTCTCTGCGCCCAAATGCTGCGTGTGCCCGAATCAAGCATCTTTAAAATCATCTCCATACTGTTCTTTTGCCTCTCCAAACTCAAGATGATTAACTCGCCCAAGGTCTATTCATTGCACGCCTTTCTGGTAGCCGCCTGCTCCGATCTTATGGATGCCTGCATTGTCAACATCGAGCAAATGATTTTGGCTCGTGCCGCAGACAATGAGAAATTCCAGACAGAGTACGAGCAGCGTTTCCAGGAATTCGACACCACAGTGCGCAAGTCACGCAATGAGTATAAGAACTGGCTGGCCGCTGTAGGCGAATGCGAACGGAAGGACAAAAAACTAATGGCCAGACCACATTCTGTCAAGGATTGCAGCACAGACTCACGCGATTCACAGCACTCGGCCGATGATGGCGGCGCCAAGACACAGGAAGCCACTGATACTGATAAACTTGGCGGCGGCGAACCCATCTCAACACGCTCTAGCGATGAAGCCAAGGAGAGCGATCTCAAGACACCGCTCTCCTGCAAAAGCAAGCGTCGCGGCATGCGTCTacggcgtcgtcgtcgcaaGATTGCCCAATCGGATGATAGCTCATGCTACGACAGCGAAAGCGACATGGACACCGATTTCTATAGCGATGAGGAGGACTACACCGATCTGAGCTCCAACTTCGATACTGATTTCAGTGACATTGATGTCGCCGAGCCCGATGAGGCGCCAATTG CAGACTATGCCAAGAAGGAACGTGCTGGACGCCAGCAAGCAGGTGCTGATAACTATTCAGATGGCGAGGATGTGGTAATTGAGGAGGTGCGACTTGTCTATCCAGATGAACTAGAACGTCGCCCCAACTCCCAAGAAATCGACTCTGAGGGATTGTTGCGGAGCTTCGAAGTGCTACAGTTGAATTTCAAGAGCGCCGAGGATCCTTTGGCTAATTTGGCAGCTGCAGCCGGCACGGCATCGCTGGCCCCAGATGCCGGCATTGATGGAGCTCAAGTTCCACCGGTTACCATCTCGGAGCCGCCAAAGAAACTAGTGTATCGCAACAAGTACACCAAGATTAATCCCAACATCATTATCGATTGTCTGCACAATGAGCCCACCATTCGAGCGCTGAAGATGCTCTTCGACTGGCTCCGCATCAATCCAGAGATATTGATTGGTTGCTATCACTCGAATCCAGAATTTGTGCACAAGATCATGAAGTTGCTGAACTACTGCAACATTGATGTGTTCACACGCAAGGTTTACTTTGAACGCGATCTGCTAACCACCAGCAATGTGCGAGAGGCGCTCGTCGAGCTTTTCGATGTGCGCGCCAATGTCCCACTCACCGAAGACTTTGCTTTTAAGAACTTCGACATCTTCCAGAGCACTCAAATCACCCTTGACTGGGAGACTATCATAAGGGAGCGTGTAACGCCACAGGAAGAATCCATATTGCGCATCTTCAAGATGGTTGATTTTGGTTTCTTTATCTGCAAACAGAAGAAGTTTAACTATCGCTTCTGTGTCAAGACGCGTCGCTTCACCGAGAATCAGAAGAAGAAACGCGAAGAGAAGAAGGGCGGCTGCTCCCGACGTCGCGAACGTCGCACGGCTCCAAAAACCACACGCAAACGCAACGAGGGACGCACACGTCGCTACTCGGATCGCAAGAATGGAATCGTGCGCAAGAGCTACACCAGCAACGAGGAGAAGGACACCGTCGAGGAGTGCCGCAAGGTACCACGCAAGGGCTATCTACGCAATCGGAATGCGGAGAAGGCAGCTGCTGTTATTGCCAGTGCAACAGGCACATCGGTGGCTGGCGGCACCTCAGCTTCAGCCTCGACTACGACAAATAGCGTGATTGAGAAACTGAATCTGCAGTCGAGTAGCGGCGCCGATGAGGAACGCTCCGAGGCCATGTCCAAGAAATGCGAAATTATGGGCAAGCTCTGGCTGCAAAACGAGGTCGAAACCCTCGAGGAGGAACTACGTGACAGTCCCGCACACGTCGTGATGTCgccgtttgttgttgtagacgCCAAGGCATTGACAGAATACAACGGTATTGTGAAGTCGCTAGTAAGGACCAAAAAGTGTATTGTTCTCATCCCCAATGCTG TGCTCAACGAGCTGGACGAGCTAAAGAAGCGCAGCGAGAATGTGCGTCACGTTATACGCTGGCTGGAGCAGGAGTTTAAGCATGGCAATCGTCATCTGCGCGCCCAGCGCGACAACGAGAGTCAGCCGCTATCGCTGCTCAAGATCTCACGCAAAATGG ATCGCGATGCATcagtatttttgaaaatagcACAGTTCTGCAATCATCTTGTAGCCAATCATGCCGATCCGCATGTGAGTGAACTACAAAAGAACGTGGTCACGTATCTGTCGGGAGATAATCTACATGAGAAGAACCGTCAGCAGCAAAACTTCAGTTACACCGGCATTCTCGACTCCATACCCGTTCGCTATGCCCAAATCCAAAGCTTCTATGCCAAGTTTAAGGCCAACAAAAAATGA